In one Aromatoleum aromaticum EbN1 genomic region, the following are encoded:
- a CDS encoding thiolase family protein, translating to MKLQRKVYIAGVGETKFGRHEVDFDVLGRAAALEALRASNIDRPTMVQSAYIGNGTNGMVTGQTVLKDLGMCGHLPIINVESACSAGGMAIHLAVRDVAMGLADVAIGIGCENHTLHMAQGTAFATAMSDIETVHGAVMTGKYAMRAQRYMYETGATAEDLAMITVKNRRHATNNPYAWFKGEISVEEVVKSRVVASPLTLQQCCGIADGAGAVVVCSERMVKKLGIDKPILVAGSVVRSGPYHNRPRDITGDDITEETAAQLYEESGIGPQDVNIVELHDAFTIAELLYYECLGLCPKGEGLKFLRDGNATHGGKCVVSPRGGMLSYGHPIGASGAAQIAASVKQMRNQCPGYQVDPVPRVAMTHVTGGGLSGTEHAACTMHMLVSDW from the coding sequence ATGAAACTGCAGCGCAAAGTCTATATCGCCGGCGTCGGCGAGACGAAATTCGGGCGACATGAAGTCGATTTCGACGTGCTCGGGCGGGCCGCCGCACTCGAGGCGTTGAGGGCGTCGAACATCGACCGCCCGACGATGGTGCAGAGCGCCTACATCGGCAACGGCACCAACGGCATGGTCACCGGGCAGACGGTGCTCAAGGACCTCGGCATGTGCGGCCATCTGCCGATCATCAACGTCGAGAGCGCCTGCTCGGCGGGCGGCATGGCGATCCACCTGGCGGTGCGCGATGTCGCGATGGGGCTCGCCGACGTCGCGATCGGCATCGGCTGCGAGAACCACACGCTGCACATGGCGCAGGGCACGGCGTTCGCGACCGCGATGTCGGACATCGAGACGGTGCATGGCGCGGTAATGACCGGCAAGTACGCGATGCGCGCGCAGCGCTACATGTACGAAACGGGCGCCACGGCCGAGGACCTGGCGATGATCACGGTGAAGAACCGCCGCCACGCGACCAACAACCCGTATGCGTGGTTCAAGGGCGAGATTTCGGTCGAGGAGGTCGTCAAGTCGCGCGTCGTTGCCTCGCCGCTGACGCTGCAGCAGTGCTGCGGCATCGCCGACGGCGCCGGCGCGGTTGTCGTGTGCTCGGAACGGATGGTGAAGAAGCTCGGCATCGACAAGCCGATCCTCGTCGCCGGCTCGGTCGTGCGCTCCGGGCCGTACCACAACCGGCCGCGCGACATCACCGGCGACGACATCACCGAGGAGACGGCGGCGCAGCTCTACGAAGAGTCGGGCATCGGACCTCAGGACGTGAATATCGTCGAACTGCACGACGCCTTCACGATCGCCGAGCTGCTGTACTACGAGTGCCTCGGCCTGTGCCCGAAAGGCGAAGGGTTGAAGTTCCTGCGCGACGGCAACGCAACGCACGGCGGCAAATGCGTCGTCAGTCCGCGCGGAGGCATGCTGTCGTACGGACACCCGATCGGCGCCTCGGGCGCGGCGCAGATCGCCGCCAGCGTCAAGCAGATGCGCAACCAGTGCCCCGGCTACCAGGTCGATCCGGTGCCGCGCGTGGCGATGACGCACGTGACGGGCGGCGGCCTGTCG